atacattaatgCATGGATGAATATGGACAaaaccagaaagtcttataatatggaacgcaGGGAGTACGTTATAAacattatctagatttatttatataaatattataaactcAGAAAGTCTAATGTGGAATGGAAAATGtagtaaataaaacaaatatagaaatgaCTTTTATTCGAAATAACACGTGTCCCGTTTTCTTGGCTTTTCAGGCGCCTCAGTGTTGATGACCCCTTTGGGTTATGTTGACTCATAATCTGCAGGAGGTAAACGCTGGGTCCATGATCCATCTGGAACATTCGACAAAGGTATTTCTGGTAGGAAAAAGAAGGGCGCTTCTAGTGCAAAAGGAGGACGCTGATAGAAAAAAGTAGGGCTCTTCGGTTCCAAAAGGAGGTACTATCTTCGtcgtaaaataatttaacctACCTACGTATCAATACGGAGCTAATACGGAGCTacaaagactaaaatatcGATCATTCATAATTTTAAACTATAGTGTAATTATTTCTTACCTTTTCTAATCCCAAAACATgtgtttcttattttatcaaactcctttaaaaataaagtatccATGGAATAAATAACGGGagcaaaaataaagtcttCGCGGTGAGTAGGTGAGCAAAAATACGGtgcagctccagctccagctccagaatttggtttggaacgTCCAAAAGGCTAGGGAGTGACCTCCCCTGGATCTGGATGCCAACCGATCGCAGGCCAGTTCAGGGTCAGATACCACCTGCTTCGTCGATCTGCCCACACGGCTACAGAGCTCAGTACGTAGACGCATGCAAAGAATCGATTAAGCCAGGGGCGGATCTAGTCTTAAAAATTGAGTAGGGTATCTTagtgtatttaaattttttttacttaattatactacctccatctcataataattttattttttgtttttccgtgtctaacgtttgaccattcgtcttatttaaatttttttacgattaatttttttattattattagatgataaaatatgaatagtactttatatgtgactatttttttaagattttgtacaaaattttcaaataagacgaatgatcaaacgttggacacgaaaaaataaaaaataagattattatgagACGATGGTAGTATATAGTAATACagtaagtattaaatttaagtgtcaaCCCAAAGTAGATCCGCCCTGATCAAGCGATGTGCCCCATGATTCATTCCATgaatcatacatatatttacttGGCTAGCATATTACCCATGCATTACAACgggatcttattaaaaaaatatcattagcattttattaaaatatagttaataaaaTTGGTTTAACATATAGgtcttaactttttttcttctaaaaaatctatactactataaagataaatagtagtggtggtgggtggtgaTGGATCTGCCACctaccccaccaccaactccctcctatttttaaaagaaaaaataattaagacatatatattaagctatttttattaactctacttattaacatgctaatgatattcttttaataaaatattgttacaACACATGAGCGATATGCTAGTAGAAGAGAGTTAGTGGTGACATGGATGACAGATTCATCAACACTACTCTCTTTTAgtattttatagtagtagcaGATATCTCCAAAATGATCCAAGGCAGTGTATGCATCATGTCGATCAATGCATGTATGGGGTAGCTAGCGCGAGTCTCGAGCTTCCAATATTGCATGGGAGCCGGCCGATAATTAATCGCGTTCCCTAGATATCTATGCGGTCATGGTCCATGTATGGTGTATTCTATCGGACCATTCGATCGATCAATTATAGATACTCGTTGTTAATCACCTCGAGCTAGTGAAATACTGTAGTTTGTATTCAGTTATATTCTACTCCCTTCATtccaatacaaatatatttatagcattGTAGATAGAAATTAGAATGatttagagataaaaaaaagaaattaaaatgatttaaaagctTTTTTACCCTACTTAAAAAACAActcgatgtatttttttaatgtaaaactttAGTATTCTGGGGTACAAATGTTCCTTAAGGTACTagattttttactaaaatataatttttggtaccttaatGTACTtttcaataataattaaaaacacataatttAAATGTCAAATGATGGGACAACCAGTACTCCATCATAGTATTcgtgataaaaaattaaatttaaattatagaaatgcACGTGTTACAGAGGCAGTACGTCCAATTTTGTAGCGCGAGTACTAATATCTTGAGCTTAATCATGTGTAGCGTGACCCATGCTTGCATATGTTTAGTATTTGTTCTTCAATTTCTTTGGTTTAtcccaaaacaaaaatgttaacATGAGAGAAAGACTGGcctttaattaattctaaatgGTGCACGCGGTTCATTTCCTGTAGAACAAAATGACCACTCGAGTCTTTTCTCCAATTATGTTGCAGATCGATAGTGAGGTATATGAGCAATCGTGCGCTTTATAACCACGTTCGAAAATGCGAAAACAAACATGGAAAAAATGTGCTAAATTGTCGGTACTAACTAGGTCTAATTATAAACTGTTTTAACACGAATGGAGGCACTAAGACTGACACATCAGACGCCTGTCACTGCACGCATCAGCCTCCCCTGGATAACTACGTACCAAACACGTCGGCACAGATCGAGTACTCCACTCCCATTCAACTCTAGAGGTCAAACCTTACTACTGCTCAAAGAAttcttcaaaatttgtttaaacAATGCAGCTAATTGTCACAATCAAGCCCAGGACAGTAGCACATGCTTCTTGCAAATAGGCATATGCTCGTCTTCAATTCTCCTCTTGGGCTCTCGATTTATCAAGTTCGTAGAACATATCCGAatatacgtacgtacaaaATATTATCGTGCCACTTACTACTGAAATTTTTAAACCGACAAATTGCATGGAGTAGCTGTACTGTACGGCTCCAACCAGCTACCTTCGCCATACGcaatatgttttgtttaaCACGAGGCCTTACATTTGCAAGGTTAAATTCTTATATCTAGCATTTCCTTTTCATTTAGTTTCTTCTCACCGCATTTTTACGACTAATGATGCACTCATAAATTCCTCCATGTAAATTCTGCGGGTGAAATGGTTGAAAAAAAAGCCAgtgcattcttttttttattattttcctaGCTTATGGCTTCTAGTTTATTTCTAGATTCTACAATTATAGATTCTTAGAAGTTAAGTATTGTTTGAGAGATTCTGACTTATAGAGATTTTATGAGAAGCTGTAGCTACTAAAAGTTTCTCACACAGGCTCATTAACTCATATGCAACAACTCAGTACACATTCGTGTTCACTCTTTGGTTGGTACAAATTAGTATTTACCAACCAATGCAAAACGGCAATTGtcacatcaaaatatataaaaagatttatgcatcaatatattaaaagaaaaaaagttgtgTTACATGACGACAAGCCTAGACCAAACTTATGCAGGGACCCCTAGGTACAACCTTGGAACAACTTCAACGCGGACTAAACGAGACACCCACGAGGAGAGAAGGAGGGGGAGCGGACAACTAAAcctaggccctgtttagatccttcaaaatgataaaatttttgtcattttaagCTTTGGCAAAATGAATCTAATTTGACAGTCGGACTAGCAAATTTCGTTCAAAAATGTTTAGAGACGCGGACCACCTCTCaattacagtaaaaaaaatcgaatGGCTTCCAAGACAAAACTCAAGCATATGCATTCCTCGTAATTAAACAGGAATGTAAATGCTGTCATGCACCGTAGTGGATCGGCATCGCCAGTAGTGACGCAATCAGTCTGACAATGCATAGACATCTCTCGGGGACACGTAGCAATTTCCTATACTAGCCCCCTTTGACCTTGACATCGGTAGTTGCCCGATCTGTAACGCGGCGCCCAGACACAGTCGCACACTCGCACTCACACACGCGCGAGCAGTTGCCCATGCGCATCCGCTTCATCAATCAAACAAGAAGAaagaattaaattaattcggTGATAAGATCGATCCCTACTAGTAAATAGTAATAATCCAGCTGCAATCCCGATTGATTTCCTGCTATAAATACCTCCGCCCTCCCGAATGCGAGCAAATCAAGAACACGAACGATCGATTAAGCAAATCAAGAACACGAACaatcgagcgagcgagcgagcaaaGATGTCTCCTTCTCCTGATCTTGCCCGGATCCTCCCCCGCGTGCTCATCGTCTCCCGCCGCACCGTCCGCAAGAACAAGTTCGTCGACTTCGTCGGTGAGTTCCATGTATATATCGATCTGTTCATGTTCATGGCGCGTGATCTTTGCGCGTTCTCCTCCATGGATTTTGTTTGGTTACGTCGTTGGCTGAAATGTGCATGGTACATGCATGGTCATGGTCGCAGGTGAGTATCACCTGGACCTGATCGTGGGGTACGGCGCGGTGCCGGTCATCGTGCCGCGGGTCGCCGGCGTGCACACGCTTCTGGACTCGTTCGAGCCCATCCATGGCGTGCTGCTGTGCGAGGGGGAGGACGTCGACCCGTCGCTGTACGACGGCGGGGACGCGGGAGCAGGGCTCTCGGCGGAGCAGCTCGACGCCGTGCGGAGCCTCCACCCGAGCGACGCCGCCATCGACCACGAGAAGGACTCCATCGAGCTCCGCCTCGCCCGCCGCTGCCTCGAGCGCAACATCCCCTACCTCGGCATCTGCCGCGGCTCGCAGGTGCTCAACGTCGCCTGCGGCGGCTCGCTCTACCAGGACGTGGACCACgagctcgccgcggccgcgcccgccgccgtccgccacaTCGACTACGACGACTACGACGGGCACCGCCACCCGGTGCGCGTACTGCCGGGGACGCCGCTGCACGAGTGGTTCGCGGAGTCGCTCGACGGCGAGGACAACCAGCTGACGGTGAACAGCTACCACCACCAGGGCGTGCGGCGGTTGGCGGAGCGGTTCGTGCCCATGGCGTTCGCGCCGGACGGCCTCGTCGAGGGGTTCTACGACCCCGACGCGTACAACCCCGGCGAGGGCAAGTTCATCATGGGGCTCCAGTTCCACCCGGAGCGCATGCGCAAGCCCGGCTCCGACGAGTTCGACTACCCGGGCTGCCCCAAGGCCTACCAGGAGTTcgtccgcgccgtcgtcgcctacCAGGAGaggctggccgccgccgcgttgcTGGACAGGCGCGCGCCCGCCTCGCCGAAGCTGAACCAGGAGATGGAGAAGCAGCGCAAGGTGCTCGTCCGGAGCTTCTCTCTCGCCAAGAACCTGTACGTGTCCGGCGCCGAGGCCGGTTCACCGCGGCCGGCGGAGCAACGCGAACtagacgccggcgccgagtTCCTCGAGGTAAAAACAAACCAAGCCTTCCGCATGCACACCGGATGCCAAGTTTGCCAGCTGCCATTCCGAGCTAACCGGCGGCGTGTGTGTGCGTGCGCGGTGCAGTCGAACACGGCGGCGCTGAGCGTGCAGCAGGAGAAGCGGCTGAAGCAGATGGGCGCGACGGTGAGGAACGCGTCGGGGTACCTCAACCGGCTGAAGCTGAACGaggggcgggaggcggcggcgagggcgctgATGGCGAAGATGTCCGTCGAGCAGCTCTCCGACCTCGCCTCCTTCTACCACATCATGGGGAACATCTGCTCCGAGGTGCTCGACAGGAAGCTGCACTCTGCTGCCCCTGCTCCATGAATTCCTACTTCTTGTGTTGTGTTGATTACTACTGCCATTGATGGCGTGATGTTATCACAATGTTAATGCAAAGTGATCATGGGATAATCCTACGATTTAAGACGCTGTTCCAGAACTAGTTTGTGTTTTTCCTTCATGCTTGTTTGACTTCGCGTCTGTGTAAAAAGTACAATGCATCAGCTCGCTGACTTTGTCATCCCCTGAACTGACAGGAAATATGGCAAGCAGAACTGAAATTTACGTTCGTCGTTTTCGCTATTGTGTCATTCTGATCCACAGATTTTTGTCGTCCAAACAAACAAGTTGATGAGTAGTACTACTctgtggcaaaaaaaaaaaaagatttctcgagcgtttgactattcgtcttatttaaaaaaattattaaaaaattaaaaaagttttatattttattaaaaataaaaattttaatcataaaaaacttttaaataagacgaagagtcaaaaatttaaagaaacacataaatttatttgttttaggaCGGAGGCTGTACTATACAGCCAAAGCAAAAACGATTACTTGTACTAGACACAGCGAATCAAATCTCGCTCGTCGACACTTTTTGGTCAAATCGGGAGGTGTAAGAGCAAATTTCGTAACAAAATGCTGCGTCTGGTCTCGTGTAATAGAGATGGCCAGCCGCAGCAGCCAGCCCCCAGTTTCGGCGTGCAAATGGGCCGAAGCATTAGTTGCGATCTTGCCCGGCCCAAGGCCGCAGGTAGTCGGCATCCCCGTTCCGGCCTAATACAGGGAGAGATCGGATGCGATGGCGTCCTTGGCACACTTAAAAcgttgggttttttttatcattcttgttAGGTAAGGATTGTTAAGGTAAGGTAAGGTCCTGTTTAGAGGTATTTGGAATGACAAATGATAAATGGTAAAAGTTTTggtattacatttttttaagttggtgtttagaggAATGTAAaagttgccattttttttggcaaaagtgaGAGGTGATCCGCATCCTTATGtattttttggtgaaatttgtTGCTATGGAGTGCCAAATGCTAAATgcaaagttgtcattttcttaGCCTaacgtttagatccattttgccaaaaagtactttaaaatggatctaaacatgACCTAAATCAAGATATCAAGAATTAtagtataaacttttttaccTCAAAGTACAATGTATCTTAACCATAAAGTGTGTTATCTTGATAtacctttttaaggatgataaaaaaactctaaaattagcATTCTTGAGCTACCCGTACCATGAAACCTGGAGTAAATAGCTTCCGTCtgctaatatatatagtgGTTTCTCACGTATAAGGTTATTTGTTATCCAATGGCCACGTTCGGTTCTCCCATTTCCATATCTAGATTATCTCGTTTTTTTCACGCACGttttctgaactgctaaacggtatatttttttatgaaaattttctatagaggagttgttttaaaaagtcatattaatatattttatatttttttaataattaattaatcatatactaatctaacTACTAACCCACCTCAGCTCATGCCAAACGCGGCCATAGTctctaaacaactttattAGGCTTCCAATGGTATTTTCGCATACAATACTAATTCTTGCTATCAGTATTATTTAAGTAGAAAATGGTTGTCCAAATTAGATATGTATTAGGGGTGTGTTTACATGGGTTGTGTTGTTGTGGAAACTCAAACAACATCGTTTAGTACACAATCTAAATATTTGTATCAAATTAGCTTGTTATACgtgaataatttttatctccatGAGCAGTTTGAGTGGTTTTCATCTATAATAGGTTCTTCTCTACGTCCATCCAACAAAATGTACACATGACAATCCTAACCATTTCACAGTCGTTGGATCGTCTCATCGTATGGCTCCAAATGGATCGAGCTCTATCTGTCTTGCAATCCAACATAGGACACATCCCACATCAAGGGGAACACCTTCCAATCCTGTAACTGTCTTGCCTTCAGACTCTTAGACCTTGCCGTCATGGATGGCCTTCAGCCAAACTCTATATTCAATCCCCTTTTGCTTATCGGAAATGAGTTGGTCAACTTCCAGTAATTCAGGTACGAATTCCTCCCTCTCACTTTGACTGATTGTCTGTTGATTCTAATTACTGCATggattagttttctttttattttcttaacgGCAACAACGGGAGAAGGGCAAAAAGCAAAGGTTCGTCAGCTCTAATCCAAAACCACAGGTCTATGTGCTTTAGCTTGTTCATGAAACACTTTGCTTGTAGTTGCCACATACTATAATGTCCATGTCCTGTTTTGTTAGGACAACCAAGAAGACATGCATATACCCGTAGTTGGATTTACagtcatcatttttttattgctaagtgcagagagagagagagagagagagagtttaGTAATTGAGTTGGCCTATTTACTGCTAGTGCCAGCGGCCATGGCTATCAAAGTATGATGTTGCACtgttgataaaaataattccatCTTCAGATTTGCTTGGTTTGTATTCTAGATTTTTCTTGATTACAGATCATCGACCATATTTAGTGCTGAATAGTACAGCTCATTTCTAATTTGTAGGgaagctagaaaaaaaatcggaaTAGAAGTGAAGAACTGACCTTTTGGCTGAACCTGGTGATGACTAATagtattgttttgttattcaATTTGTGATATGATGATTTAGAAATGTTTGATAAACTTGCAGGCAATGTTTATGTTTTCATCTGTtgcaaaacaaaacttttatttaattgGCTAGGTTTGGTtgcttatatatgtgttcatagtgAGTTTCAGGACTACAAAGAAGGCATGCACTTGCATAAGTTCTGGGAGAAGTTGTGGACCTCCCTTTTATGAGTGAACTTATGGAGATATGCAGTTTTTTAAGTGTAGTAGTTCCTAGGAAGACCTTTTCTGCAAGTAAAAGTAATATATGAGaatttcattttgtttcaaattGTTTTAGAGAAtctaagagtttttttttctgtttttctgtAAACGCAATGTATGTATGTTGGGTTGCCAATCCCTTCAATGCTTGATATTATGACTGCTCCTCATGTGAGATTTTCTACATTGGTAGGATGTAAAGAGCAGATGCAAAAGTACCCTGAAAATGAATTACCATAACTACTCTTCAAAATCCATATGATTTACTTGCATGAttctacttatttttaatcccATTATTAAGTTTAGTTAAGAATTCTTGATAAAAACATTTAGTTCAGAATTTTTTCATGGCCATTTCTTAGGACTCATAATGGCAATGGATCGGCTCAACATGAATGCTTTCAAGTGCTTGAATGATGTTAAGTCAATGTCGTCTTATGCCGGAGTCACCTCTCTAAAGGCAGTATAGATCCAACCCTGATATCAGCATTCTTCTTATTGAAGTGCCCGTAAATGGTGTTTGGATGCCTGTGTCACTCTCATACTAGCTAAAGCTCAAAGTATTGCAATTTTGCCTTCTTGATCTTATGTTGCTTTGCTCTATATCTCTGcaagttttctatttttagaagaagTATTATAGAAAATGTTTGTTGGTTTCAGTTACACATGCATCAGATATGGTACGGTGTTCAATTGTATATATCCTTGTAGGGTCTTAGTCTTGCATAGAAACAGGAATCATATGAGTTGTAAGTTTTATGACAAAATTCATGTAATTTTGATGGAAAACTGTAGTTTTTTTGGTCCTGTAGATCTATTGACATCTTtccctttcttttgtttctataCATGGATAAAAGCACAACCCGCACAGTTGTTGGACTTTGGTTACAGATGCATCAGTGACGCatatgtatttactttattatacaTTTACCTCTATGCGGAAAAGAGCAACTTATGATCATTCATGAATGGATAGTATTATTTGGCCATTACCATCTAAAGCAATTTCTCGATGCCGACAGTATTGCACTTTCTATGATGGCTGCTATGGAGAGCGTCGGTCATTACCATTAGGGGTTAATATATGTTGCCCTGCTGGAATATATTTCTTGGAAGTAGAATTGTATGGTCTTTCTTTGAATCAATAAATCTGAAACtcacatatatgtaaataaacaATTTGGTGAATTATTgtgtattttatattatcaGAAATTATAAATTGCACATCCTATACACAGATGATATTTCACTATATATTATGATGAATTCATATAATAGGGAGATGGATAGTCAACCAGGAATGGATACCGTgggtcattttttttaattaattcatatgtCAAAACATGCTTTGCAGTGCACAATTACTAGTGTTCTGAAAAATATTAGTGTCTAATACTGTTCAATCcttatttatattcaaataattgtatttattttcgtaTCTGAGTTGATTATATCCATTTAcgtggcaaaaaaaatatggaaatgaCAACGGTACGAGCATTATCCGCTCTGTTTGCATCCCAACTGGTAGGTAACACGAAACTTAACAATACACTGTAGTTAATCGAGGATTTGAGGTTCCATGGGCATTTTATATGGTACcttatttagtaatttatttatttatcgtACAATAATTACTACGGTACAGAAACAGCAGGGTGAGCTGAACGTGCCTGTTGAATATCTACCTACAGACTACAGCCTGATCAAATATTTTGGCCTCACTGGAAAGACAACAGTTACTGGCCAATTCAGTGTCTTACAGGACTACAAGTTTACAGTTACAGCTGCTCCTTTAGTTCCAACTCCACATGATTACTGTCGAAATGTGGCGAATGAACAATTGTTCATCGAACGCACCTCCGTTGTATGTGAAGCTCCCCTTCGAAACATTCATTtctataagattaaaaaaaattataccaatGAGTTCCAACATCTTTTTATTCACAGGAGAGACCATTTGCACTGAAACAGGAAAACCTTTATACTGGTAAATCTGAATAGGTAACCCTGTTTGATAGGAAATATGGATTTACTATGGCACCAAACGCTTACTTTTCATGATCTTACATTTTTGGTTCAGTATAATAGTTGGATACTAGAAGCAATACTAAACAGCAAGAGTGAACTGTGACTTACCAAGCCATTGTTGTCCAAGTGAAGGAAACCACCATGGCCTCGAGCATTTGTAAACTTGTACAGCGGTCCAAAAGCTGATGGAACAGGTTAGGTTGAGTAAGTCATATGAACcacatcacatttttttatttaatctcAGCTCTCATTACAGGTGCAGTAACATTTCACAAAGGGGATTGAAAACCAATGTTTTTGTCTAAAATTACCTTCATAGCCACCGAAAACTGGATCTTCAGACAGTAAAAGAGGTGTGTCCAGGTCAACAAAACTACAGTCACAACAGGGGAAACATCAATGCCTATTTTCACAGATACAAGGTcaagaaaccaagaaaattgtaacattttttttcagtttaagCATAGTAATGGT
This is a stretch of genomic DNA from Oryza brachyantha chromosome 1, ObraRS2, whole genome shotgun sequence. It encodes these proteins:
- the LOC102710830 gene encoding putative glutamine amidotransferase GAT1_2.1 isoform X1 translates to MRANQEHERSIKQIKNTNNRASERAKMSPSPDLARILPRVLIVSRRTVRKNKFVDFVGEYHLDLIVGYGAVPVIVPRVAGVHTLLDSFEPIHGVLLCEGEDVDPSLYDGGDAGAGLSAEQLDAVRSLHPSDAAIDHEKDSIELRLARRCLERNIPYLGICRGSQVLNVACGGSLYQDVDHELAAAAPAAVRHIDYDDYDGHRHPVRVLPGTPLHEWFAESLDGEDNQLTVNSYHHQGVRRLAERFVPMAFAPDGLVEGFYDPDAYNPGEGKFIMGLQFHPERMRKPGSDEFDYPGCPKAYQEFVRAVVAYQERLAAAALLDRRAPASPKLNQEMEKQRKVLVRSFSLAKNLYVSGAEAGSPRPAEQRELDAGAEFLEVKTNQAFRMHTGCQVCQLPFRANRRRVCACAVQSNTAALSVQQEKRLKQMGATVRNASGYLNRLKLNEGREAAARALMAKMSVEQLSDLASFYHIMGNICSEVLDRKLHSAAPAP
- the LOC102710830 gene encoding putative glutamine amidotransferase GAT1_2.1 isoform X2, which gives rise to MRANQEHERSIKQIKNTNNRASERAKMSPSPDLARILPRVLIVSRRTVRKNKFVDFVGEYHLDLIVGYGAVPVIVPRVAGVHTLLDSFEPIHGVLLCEGEDVDPSLYDGGDAGAGLSAEQLDAVRSLHPSDAAIDHEKDSIELRLARRCLERNIPYLGICRGSQVLNVACGGSLYQDVDHELAAAAPAAVRHIDYDDYDGHRHPVRVLPGTPLHEWFAESLDGEDNQLTVNSYHHQGVRRLAERFVPMAFAPDGLVEGFYDPDAYNPGEGKFIMGLQFHPERMRKPGSDEFDYPGCPKAYQEFVRAVVAYQERLAAAALLDRRAPASPKLNQEMEKQRKVLVRSFSLAKNLYVSGAEAGSPRPAEQRELDAGAEFLESNTAALSVQQEKRLKQMGATVRNASGYLNRLKLNEGREAAARALMAKMSVEQLSDLASFYHIMGNICSEVLDRKLHSAAPAP